A single window of Vigna radiata var. radiata cultivar VC1973A chromosome 4, Vradiata_ver6, whole genome shotgun sequence DNA harbors:
- the LOC106758605 gene encoding glutaredoxin, with protein sequence MALAKAKEIVSSNPVVVFSKTYCSFCVRVKQLFANLGVTYKLLELDVEPDGADIQAALLEWTGQRTVPNVFIGGKHIGGCDDTTALHNQGKLVPLLTSAGAITKSTS encoded by the exons ATGGCTCTTGCCAAAGCTAAGGAGATCGTGTCGTCTAATCCCGTCGTCGTTTTCAG CAAAACCTATTGCTCTTTCTGCGTCAGAGTGAAGCAACTCTTCGCTAACCTTGGTGTCACTTACAAGCTCCTCGAGTTGGACGTTGAAC CTGATGGAGCGGATATCCAAGCAGCATTACTTGAGTGGACTGGTCAGCGAACCGTGCCTAATGTTTTCATTGGTGGAAAACACATTGGTGGCTGTGACG ACACAACTGCACTGCACAATCAGGGGAAGCTGGTGCCTCTGCTGACTTCAGCTGGAGCTATTACCAAATCAACTTCTTAA